One stretch of Rosistilla oblonga DNA includes these proteins:
- a CDS encoding hybrid sensor histidine kinase/response regulator: MRIVHKLLLASLIPAMLIWIVGSYATNVSERSLRHAIETTSLMRASAVIDEIDRVVQSRSADWKAYSQSGLVQQTLQASNREFSELDQPEQTIAQRDRQWTDAPASQETELMQTLMLNALSRDLRLRLQKLNEGSGYLIFGEVFITNRWGVNAALTNRTSDYRQDDEDWWKHAVREGVFIDDVRFDESAGIYSVDICQRIDDEQGELLGVIKIVMNIQTVLDVFDARVQRHSPDERLVLFTAKGKIIRASDMDLEPLADGTAFLEHLVVADKSNSSVFYRRDPISDERYLSAFAISRGFADYAGLGWIVLDERAESIVFAPVDTLRQRIVWLSLMATLVAMLIGTLTAISMSRRLHRLSAAAEAIGRGELQTTVAITGRDEVAGLAAQFNAMSGELAQANRELVVARDEARDANKAKSSFLANMSHEIRTPMNGIIGMSDLMAGSKLSGEQREYLKMIQHSADALLRLLNDILDFSKIEAGRLELEEIEFSLRDCVGLTGQALAIRAAEKDLELACRVAPEIPDTLRGDPGRLRQILVNLVGNAIKFTNAGEVIIDVGLESRSDDRVRIHARVIDSGVGIPDDKLGHIFEAFSQADASTTRRFGGTGLGLTISSQLVELAGGKIWVESEVGTGTTFHFTAEFEVLEDRQPVARFDSLPDRPLRVLVVDDNATNRRVFIEMLKSWGIESVALASPLAGLEALQQSIQAGPPFDLVLLDYMMPEMDGFAFIERCRSDNALRDTKIVMISSAAQAGHTKRCEQLDVIRYMTKPVIQSELLQTLVDIFADQCGAGATSTSSEPDDATDGETNGIPLKILLAEDGLVNQRVAIGLLKRQGHEVVVAADGREAIQAWEHECFDLILMDVQMPEIDGLQAAEMIREKEQGSGGHIPIIAMTASAMKGDRERCLAAGMDDYVTKPIVSAELFETIRRQTQPSSS; the protein is encoded by the coding sequence ATGCGAATCGTTCATAAGCTGCTGCTTGCGTCGTTGATCCCAGCCATGCTGATTTGGATCGTCGGCAGCTACGCAACTAATGTTAGCGAGCGAAGTCTGCGGCATGCGATCGAAACGACTTCGCTGATGCGAGCCAGCGCGGTGATCGATGAGATCGATCGAGTCGTTCAATCGCGGTCGGCCGATTGGAAAGCCTATTCGCAAAGCGGCTTAGTTCAGCAGACGTTGCAGGCTTCCAATCGCGAGTTTTCCGAACTCGACCAGCCGGAGCAAACGATCGCCCAGCGCGATCGCCAATGGACCGATGCACCGGCGAGTCAAGAAACCGAGCTGATGCAGACGCTGATGCTCAACGCCCTGTCGCGCGATCTCCGCCTGCGACTGCAAAAGCTGAACGAGGGAAGCGGGTATCTGATCTTCGGCGAGGTCTTCATCACCAATCGCTGGGGCGTCAACGCGGCGCTGACCAATCGCACGTCCGATTACCGCCAAGACGATGAAGACTGGTGGAAGCACGCGGTTCGCGAAGGCGTCTTTATCGATGACGTGCGGTTCGACGAGAGCGCGGGGATCTATTCGGTCGACATCTGCCAACGGATCGACGATGAGCAGGGCGAATTGCTGGGCGTGATCAAGATCGTGATGAATATCCAAACGGTGTTGGATGTCTTCGACGCTCGCGTTCAACGGCACAGCCCCGACGAGCGCTTGGTGCTGTTCACCGCCAAGGGGAAGATCATTCGAGCCAGCGATATGGATCTGGAGCCGCTGGCCGATGGCACCGCATTCCTGGAGCATCTTGTCGTCGCGGACAAATCGAACAGCAGCGTCTTCTACCGACGCGACCCGATCAGCGACGAACGCTACCTTTCCGCTTTTGCCATCTCCCGCGGCTTCGCCGATTACGCCGGGCTCGGCTGGATTGTGTTGGACGAGCGAGCTGAATCGATCGTCTTCGCCCCGGTCGACACGTTGCGGCAACGGATCGTCTGGCTGTCGTTGATGGCAACGCTTGTTGCGATGCTGATCGGCACTCTGACCGCGATTTCGATGTCGCGGCGATTGCATCGATTGTCCGCTGCGGCGGAGGCGATCGGTCGAGGCGAGCTGCAGACCACCGTCGCGATCACCGGCAGAGACGAAGTCGCTGGGCTGGCGGCACAATTTAATGCGATGAGTGGCGAGTTGGCACAGGCGAACCGCGAACTGGTGGTCGCCCGCGACGAAGCTCGCGACGCCAACAAAGCGAAGAGTTCGTTCCTGGCGAACATGAGCCACGAGATCCGCACGCCGATGAATGGGATCATTGGGATGAGCGATCTAATGGCGGGATCGAAGCTCAGCGGCGAGCAGCGGGAATATTTAAAGATGATCCAGCATTCGGCCGATGCCCTGCTGCGATTGCTGAACGATATTCTCGATTTTTCAAAGATCGAAGCCGGCCGATTGGAACTGGAGGAGATCGAGTTCAGTCTGCGCGATTGCGTCGGTCTGACCGGCCAGGCGCTGGCGATCCGAGCGGCTGAAAAGGACCTGGAGCTTGCTTGCCGGGTCGCGCCGGAGATCCCCGATACGTTGCGAGGGGATCCCGGACGCCTGCGGCAGATCCTCGTGAATCTAGTCGGCAATGCGATCAAGTTCACAAACGCCGGCGAAGTGATCATCGACGTCGGCTTGGAATCGCGATCCGACGACCGGGTGCGGATCCACGCTCGCGTGATCGATTCGGGCGTCGGCATCCCCGACGACAAGTTGGGGCACATCTTCGAAGCGTTCAGCCAAGCCGATGCGTCGACCACGCGGCGATTTGGCGGGACTGGACTAGGACTGACGATCTCGTCGCAATTGGTCGAACTGGCGGGAGGCAAGATCTGGGTCGAAAGCGAAGTGGGGACCGGGACGACGTTCCATTTCACTGCCGAGTTTGAAGTGCTGGAAGATCGCCAACCGGTCGCCCGATTCGATTCGCTGCCCGATCGGCCGCTGCGAGTTCTCGTCGTCGACGACAACGCGACTAACCGCCGCGTCTTTATCGAGATGCTCAAGAGTTGGGGGATCGAATCGGTCGCGTTGGCTTCGCCGCTGGCTGGGCTCGAGGCATTGCAGCAGTCGATTCAGGCAGGGCCGCCGTTCGATTTGGTGCTGCTCGATTACATGATGCCCGAGATGGATGGGTTTGCTTTCATCGAACGCTGCCGTAGCGACAACGCGCTCCGCGACACAAAGATCGTGATGATCTCGTCGGCAGCGCAAGCGGGACACACCAAGCGATGCGAACAGTTAGATGTGATTCGCTACATGACCAAACCGGTGATCCAGTCCGAACTGCTGCAGACTCTGGTCGACATCTTCGCCGACCAATGCGGGGCGGGTGCGACATCCACATCGTCCGAGCCCGATGACGCGACCGACGGTGAAACCAACGGCATTCCGCTGAAAATCCTGCTGGCCGAAGATGGGCTGGTCAACCAACGCGTGGCGATTGGTTTGTTGAAGCGGCAAGGTCACGAAGTGGTCGTCGCCGCCGATGGCCGCGAAGCGATCCAGGCTTGGGAGCACGAGTGCTTTGATTTGATCCTGATGGATGTGCAGATGCCCGAAATCGATGGGCTGCAAGCCGCCGAAATGATTCGCGAGAAAGAACAAGGCAGCGGCGGGCACATCCCGATCATCGCGATGACCGCCAGCGCGATGAAGGGGGATCGCGAGCGGTGCCTCGCCGCCGGCATGGACGACTACGTCACCAAGCCGATCGTTTCGGCGGAACTGTTTGAGACGATCCGCCGGCAAACGCAGCCTTCCAGCAGTTAA
- a CDS encoding sodium:solute symporter family protein → MTVIDIIVLIVYFGTMIGIGLWAMRRVKGQEDYFMGGRGFGKLLQTFAAFGAGTGAHEPVQVGRTGWTSGLSGVWSALMWLFVTPIYWFTAVWYRRMRHLTLGDWFVERYNSKALGAAYTLFAIVFYMFYLSTMLSAIAKFSVPLMGVETLWGYELKYILIPTIAAIVIVYGVLGGLTAAYWTDLIQGIFIILLSILLIPFGLLALVKQFGDPATMGIMDGFTILHQRVAADNFSLFAGPSAGEFPPQYIFALTLLALVGIVVQPHFIATGGGSAKSEDEARIGLVVGNLLKRLCTAGWALTALIALALLAGNAEIAADPDRVWGVAAREILGPLNLGLVGLMLACLLAAMMSSADAYMIVTSGLVVRNVYAAYIEPDATEAKCVGVARMTGLIIIVGASIVAIYFSNVFGQFKMAIELPLLFAAPFWIGMVWRRANRTAVWMTISFVAVVFFILPIALPIVNPAMREDPSLTTTTQIVTTTRVREATPVDVAKHEAWETAVAQAEERHADDPERLAAVLKSIGAAPPKAEIGQPITLVNKTGGASIFWSEGVVPIGDAKLETVSETEADGVKTLVQKQTGPMEGKGNFNIDFMVYHLLGIDLGSVSKATLASLRLPPRVVMPFVFLIVVSYLTPRDDKEKLDRYYAKMKTEVDPDPEKDRAKLEASYADPTRFDDRRLVPGGDIEIMRPGRKDIGGFVLSIAVCAAIIGLLVWVAQIGS, encoded by the coding sequence ATGACTGTTATCGATATCATTGTTTTGATCGTCTACTTTGGCACCATGATCGGCATCGGCTTGTGGGCCATGCGGCGTGTCAAAGGGCAAGAAGATTATTTCATGGGCGGCCGCGGGTTTGGCAAGCTGCTGCAAACCTTCGCCGCCTTTGGTGCCGGAACCGGAGCTCATGAACCGGTGCAAGTCGGCCGGACCGGTTGGACCAGCGGGCTGTCGGGCGTTTGGTCGGCGCTGATGTGGTTGTTCGTGACGCCGATCTATTGGTTCACCGCGGTCTGGTATCGCCGGATGCGGCACCTGACCCTCGGCGATTGGTTTGTCGAACGCTACAACTCCAAAGCCCTCGGCGCCGCGTACACGCTGTTCGCGATCGTCTTCTATATGTTCTACCTGTCGACGATGCTCTCGGCGATCGCCAAGTTTTCGGTGCCGTTGATGGGGGTCGAGACGCTGTGGGGCTATGAACTGAAGTACATTCTGATCCCGACGATCGCGGCGATCGTGATCGTCTACGGCGTGCTGGGCGGATTGACCGCCGCCTATTGGACCGATCTGATCCAAGGCATCTTCATCATCTTGTTGTCGATCCTGTTGATCCCCTTTGGCCTGCTGGCACTGGTGAAACAGTTCGGCGATCCGGCGACGATGGGAATCATGGACGGATTTACGATCCTGCATCAACGCGTTGCCGCCGATAATTTCAGTCTGTTCGCCGGCCCCAGTGCTGGTGAGTTCCCGCCGCAATACATCTTCGCGTTGACATTGCTCGCCCTGGTCGGGATCGTGGTCCAGCCGCACTTCATCGCGACCGGTGGCGGTTCGGCGAAGAGCGAAGATGAGGCTCGGATCGGTCTGGTCGTCGGTAACTTGCTGAAACGCTTGTGCACCGCCGGTTGGGCGTTGACGGCGTTGATCGCCCTGGCGCTGCTGGCAGGCAACGCGGAGATCGCCGCCGATCCGGATCGAGTCTGGGGCGTCGCGGCTCGCGAGATCCTGGGTCCGTTGAACCTCGGTCTGGTTGGGCTGATGCTGGCCTGTTTATTGGCGGCGATGATGAGTTCCGCTGACGCTTATATGATCGTCACCTCGGGTTTGGTCGTCCGCAACGTTTACGCGGCGTACATCGAGCCCGACGCAACCGAAGCGAAATGTGTCGGCGTCGCGCGGATGACCGGCTTGATCATCATCGTAGGCGCGTCGATCGTGGCGATCTATTTCTCGAACGTCTTCGGTCAGTTCAAGATGGCGATCGAGTTGCCGTTGCTGTTTGCCGCTCCGTTCTGGATCGGAATGGTCTGGCGAAGAGCGAACCGAACGGCGGTCTGGATGACGATCAGTTTTGTCGCTGTCGTCTTCTTCATCCTGCCGATCGCCCTGCCGATCGTGAACCCTGCGATGCGCGAAGATCCTTCGCTGACAACGACCACTCAGATCGTGACCACAACCCGCGTTCGCGAAGCGACGCCAGTCGACGTTGCCAAACATGAAGCTTGGGAGACGGCGGTCGCTCAAGCCGAAGAGCGTCACGCGGACGATCCCGAGCGATTGGCCGCCGTGCTGAAATCGATCGGCGCCGCGCCGCCCAAAGCGGAGATCGGGCAACCGATCACGCTAGTCAATAAGACTGGCGGCGCATCGATCTTCTGGAGCGAAGGAGTTGTCCCGATCGGCGATGCGAAACTGGAAACCGTTTCCGAAACCGAAGCGGATGGCGTGAAGACGCTGGTGCAAAAACAGACCGGACCGATGGAGGGGAAAGGCAACTTCAACATCGATTTTATGGTCTACCATCTGCTGGGGATCGATCTCGGCAGCGTCTCTAAAGCGACCCTCGCCTCGCTGCGTCTTCCGCCGCGGGTCGTGATGCCGTTTGTATTCCTGATCGTCGTCAGCTACCTGACCCCACGCGATGACAAAGAGAAGTTGGACCGCTATTACGCCAAGATGAAAACCGAGGTCGATCCCGATCCGGAGAAGGATCGAGCGAAGCTGGAAGCATCGTACGCCGACCCGACACGGTTCGACGATCGTCGGTTGGTGCCTGGTGGCGACATTGAGATCATGCGTCCCGGCCGCAAAGACATCGGCGGATTTGTGCTCTCGATCGCGGTTTGCGCCGCGATCATCGGCCTGTTGGTCTGGGTAGCCCAAATCGGCTCCTAA
- a CDS encoding thioredoxin domain-containing protein produces MTNRLAQSNSPYLLQHQDNPVDWYPWGEEALQRAKDEHKPIFLSIGYAACHWCHVMEHESFEQPRIAELLNDRFVCIKVDREERPDIDQIYMHAVQAMTGQGGWPMSMFLTPEGKPFYGGTYFPPTSRSGMPGFDTIVNAVADAWENKQSDVLCQADQMTNHLQESLQPQPDGKPELFSRWIAAACKAKAETFDAQNGGFGSRPKFPHPMDLELMLRHWHATGEDRWLNIVTVTLSKMADGGIYDHLGGGFARYSVDERWLVPHFEKMLYDNALLAGIYLRGYQATGNQRFAQVARESLEYLIRDMLDPCGAIHCTEDADSEGEEGKYYVWTPDEVVKVLGEARGERFCQIYDITQEGNFEGKSILNLRRPLELIASSQGLDYETLRSELAEDRQRLLEVRESRVRPGRDDKVLVSWNALAIDALALASGVLGDARMLEVAQGAAEFIWTQMRTDQGRLLHAYRQGTSHLDAYVDDYATLITALVSLFEADGDCKWLARASELADQMLDHFSDTTAGGFFYTADDHESLILRTKDYHDSSVPSGNGEAAYALIRLARLTGNERFEAAANLTLRSAVTVMTEQSMAASRLLIALDICLNPTQQFVLVDPSAESLTKLKSAYFQAYRPRAVLAAEVATGSEPSRDLTIENLFRGKTAVDGDPTLYQCESFTCKEPATGTAAILDALGSKN; encoded by the coding sequence ATGACCAATCGACTCGCTCAATCCAACAGTCCTTATCTGTTGCAGCATCAAGACAATCCCGTCGATTGGTATCCGTGGGGTGAGGAAGCGCTGCAGCGGGCGAAAGACGAACACAAGCCGATCTTTCTGTCGATCGGATATGCGGCGTGCCATTGGTGCCACGTGATGGAGCACGAGAGCTTTGAACAACCGCGGATCGCCGAACTGTTGAACGATCGCTTCGTCTGCATCAAAGTCGATCGCGAGGAACGCCCCGACATCGATCAGATCTACATGCACGCGGTCCAAGCGATGACCGGCCAAGGAGGCTGGCCGATGAGCATGTTCCTGACTCCCGAGGGGAAACCGTTCTACGGCGGAACCTATTTCCCGCCGACCAGTCGATCGGGCATGCCCGGCTTCGATACGATCGTCAACGCAGTCGCCGACGCTTGGGAAAACAAGCAGTCCGATGTTTTGTGCCAAGCCGATCAGATGACGAATCACCTGCAAGAGTCGCTGCAGCCGCAGCCCGATGGCAAGCCCGAACTGTTTTCCCGCTGGATCGCGGCGGCGTGCAAAGCGAAAGCGGAAACCTTCGACGCTCAAAACGGCGGCTTCGGATCGCGGCCCAAATTCCCGCATCCGATGGATCTGGAACTGATGCTGCGTCACTGGCATGCGACCGGCGAGGATCGCTGGCTGAACATCGTCACCGTTACCCTGTCGAAGATGGCCGATGGCGGGATCTACGATCATCTGGGCGGCGGATTCGCGCGGTACAGCGTCGACGAGCGTTGGCTGGTCCCGCACTTCGAAAAGATGCTCTACGACAACGCGCTGCTGGCCGGCATCTATCTACGTGGCTATCAAGCGACCGGCAACCAGCGGTTTGCTCAAGTCGCTCGCGAGTCGCTCGAATACCTGATCCGCGACATGTTGGATCCCTGCGGCGCGATCCACTGCACCGAAGATGCCGACAGCGAGGGAGAGGAAGGCAAATATTATGTCTGGACGCCAGACGAGGTCGTGAAGGTTTTGGGCGAAGCGCGAGGCGAGCGGTTCTGCCAAATCTACGACATCACGCAAGAAGGAAACTTCGAAGGCAAGAGCATCCTCAACCTGCGGCGTCCGCTGGAGTTGATCGCCAGCAGCCAGGGGCTCGATTACGAAACGCTCCGCAGCGAACTGGCCGAAGATCGCCAGCGGCTGCTGGAGGTTCGCGAGTCGCGCGTCCGGCCGGGCCGCGACGACAAGGTGCTTGTCAGTTGGAACGCGCTGGCAATCGACGCGTTGGCGTTGGCCAGCGGCGTGCTGGGCGACGCGCGGATGTTGGAGGTCGCTCAAGGAGCGGCCGAGTTCATCTGGACTCAGATGCGAACCGATCAAGGACGACTGCTGCACGCCTATCGGCAAGGCACGTCGCATCTCGACGCGTACGTCGATGATTACGCGACGCTGATCACGGCGTTGGTTTCGCTGTTCGAAGCCGATGGCGACTGCAAGTGGCTCGCCCGCGCCAGCGAATTGGCCGACCAGATGCTCGACCATTTCAGCGACACCACCGCCGGCGGTTTCTTCTATACCGCGGACGATCACGAATCGCTGATCCTGCGGACCAAAGACTATCACGACAGCAGCGTTCCCAGCGGCAATGGCGAAGCGGCATATGCGTTGATCCGCTTGGCGCGTCTGACCGGCAACGAACGCTTCGAAGCGGCGGCGAACTTGACGCTGCGATCGGCCGTGACCGTGATGACCGAACAATCGATGGCCGCCAGCCGATTGCTGATCGCGCTAGACATCTGCCTGAATCCGACGCAGCAGTTTGTTCTAGTCGACCCGTCGGCGGAATCGCTGACGAAGCTGAAATCGGCCTACTTCCAGGCCTATCGCCCGCGAGCCGTCTTGGCCGCGGAAGTCGCCACCGGAAGCGAACCGAGCCGCGACCTGACCATTGAAAATTTGTTCCGTGGCAAAACCGCAGTCGATGGAGATCCGACGCTTTACCAATGTGAAAGCTTCACCTGCAAGGAACCGGCCACCGGCACCGCAGCGATTCTCGACGCGCTGGGATCCAAGAACTAA
- a CDS encoding SDR family NAD(P)-dependent oxidoreductase produces MQDKNFVIVGGSHGIGAGIVRRCVERGAKVTVLSRGIGELPDLPGVRHVPFDVTQRGPTADELPDSIDALAYCPGSINLGPLRSVTEQTLRDDFELNVVGAVRCMQACLAGLKSGASASVVLFSTVAVQQGLAMHTSVAAAKGAIEGLTRTWAAELAPKVRVNCIAPALTATQLSERLLATDEKRQAMAAMYPLGRHGEVDDIAAAAEFLLSDASSWITGQVLGVDGGLSSLRK; encoded by the coding sequence ATGCAAGACAAAAATTTCGTCATCGTTGGTGGCAGTCATGGGATCGGCGCAGGGATCGTCCGCCGCTGCGTGGAGAGAGGAGCCAAGGTGACGGTGCTTTCGCGTGGCATCGGCGAACTGCCCGATCTGCCCGGCGTTCGGCACGTTCCGTTCGATGTGACGCAGCGGGGGCCGACGGCGGATGAACTGCCCGATTCCATCGATGCTTTGGCCTACTGCCCGGGATCGATCAACCTGGGACCGCTGCGATCGGTCACCGAACAGACGCTGCGAGATGATTTTGAGCTCAACGTGGTCGGCGCCGTCAGGTGCATGCAAGCCTGCTTGGCCGGACTGAAATCGGGAGCTTCCGCCAGCGTCGTCCTGTTCAGCACCGTCGCCGTTCAACAGGGGCTCGCCATGCACACCTCCGTGGCGGCAGCGAAGGGAGCGATCGAAGGTTTAACTCGCACTTGGGCTGCGGAACTCGCCCCCAAGGTTCGCGTCAACTGCATCGCCCCGGCCCTGACCGCAACTCAACTGAGCGAACGTCTGCTGGCCACCGACGAGAAACGTCAGGCGATGGCGGCCATGTATCCTCTAGGCCGCCACGGCGAAGTCGACGACATCGCTGCGGCAGCCGAATTCTTGCTCTCCGATGCCAGCAGCTGGATCACCGGCCAAGTTCTGGGAGTCGACGGCGGTCTATCGTCGCTACGCAAATAG
- a CDS encoding PVC-type heme-binding CxxCH protein, producing the protein MKSRKVTKADMPRIPHTEPADALAGFRTADGFKLEMVASEPMVGDPVDACFDEYGRMFVAEMHGYPFSQEPTKLNPEGGGLVDAGIIRMLEDTDGDGAMDKSVVFADGLSWPTSLCCYNGGIFVLAPKYLLYLKDTDGDGKADVREEILAGFGRGNVQAVTNGLKWDLDNQIYFAAGRNPMSLTHRGEPLFPISGADLRLNPKTEKFEPVTGGSQFGHSIDDWGTRFVCSNSDHIQQVVYPRDYLERNPYFVASGMIRSIAQDGASARVFRRSPPEPWRIIRQKWRAADKGYKLVVKEDGEWEFIPLDPSKPKNAVPTEHPIGYFTSATGITIYRGNAYPERYRGNAFVGDVGGNLVHRKTVDTSSVVYRAKRADEGVEILASSDNWFRPVNFVNAPDGSLYVLDMYRETIEHPYSIPQEIKQFLHLTSGNDRGRIYRLVSPDMKRNPVVKIGDLPPAELVQQLASDNSWNRETAQRLIWERQDKTLVPQLRELLKTSDKPLARLHAMYCLAGLDSLTEADVRGGLKDSEGRVRAHAIRLSEPMLATSPAVLDDLLSLCDDKNEHVRFQLAFSLGESKDPKAIDGLARLARNPNNSAEVVAALMSSVGGTADQLAASLISDADFAKQKQAASIISQLALIVGATPEADGTLNLIGECSKPGVPASVQRTVMASLGEGLKRRGSSFAKLIPTASADDARVQAFAAMMQQANDRATDEDESMADRTAAVQLLAFADLETATETLPAMLDPQYPQSLQLAAVQSMAQLNSDLLASEMLEGWRGHSPQIRQAVLVALSDKPAWLGKLLDSVEAKAIKPGELPAETKQLVMAHPNKQLQARGKALFAGAVNSDRAKVVDQYQDVLNLEGDSTRGLAIFKQKCAVCHQVGKLGHQVAPSLESVKNKSTADLLIAILDPNREAQPNFNTYIVQTIDGRVLTGMIGAESSSSITLKRAEGKEDVILRSNIDLMQATGVSLMPEGLETDLKRQDLADVISFVKTIQP; encoded by the coding sequence GTGAAATCGCGAAAAGTCACGAAGGCCGACATGCCGCGGATCCCGCACACCGAACCGGCCGACGCGTTGGCTGGGTTCCGCACCGCCGACGGCTTCAAGCTGGAAATGGTTGCGTCCGAACCGATGGTGGGCGACCCCGTCGATGCCTGCTTCGATGAATACGGGCGGATGTTTGTCGCCGAAATGCACGGTTATCCGTTTTCCCAAGAGCCGACCAAACTGAATCCCGAAGGGGGCGGATTGGTCGACGCCGGGATCATCCGGATGTTGGAGGATACCGATGGCGACGGCGCGATGGACAAGAGTGTCGTCTTCGCCGATGGGCTCAGCTGGCCTACATCGCTGTGCTGCTACAACGGCGGCATCTTCGTTCTGGCCCCTAAATACCTGCTGTATCTAAAAGACACCGACGGTGACGGCAAAGCCGATGTGCGCGAAGAGATCTTGGCCGGGTTTGGCCGGGGCAACGTGCAAGCGGTCACCAACGGTCTGAAGTGGGACCTGGACAATCAAATCTATTTTGCGGCCGGTCGCAATCCGATGTCGTTGACGCATCGCGGCGAACCATTGTTCCCGATCAGCGGTGCCGATCTGCGGCTGAATCCAAAGACCGAAAAATTTGAACCGGTCACCGGCGGTTCGCAGTTTGGCCACAGCATCGACGACTGGGGGACGCGGTTCGTCTGCAGCAACAGCGACCACATCCAACAAGTTGTCTATCCACGCGATTACCTAGAACGGAATCCTTATTTTGTCGCCTCGGGGATGATCCGCAGCATCGCCCAAGATGGAGCGAGCGCCCGCGTCTTCCGCCGCAGTCCGCCCGAACCGTGGCGAATCATTCGCCAGAAATGGCGAGCTGCCGACAAGGGCTATAAGCTGGTTGTCAAAGAAGACGGCGAGTGGGAGTTCATTCCGCTGGATCCGTCAAAGCCAAAGAATGCCGTTCCCACCGAACACCCGATCGGATATTTCACCTCGGCAACCGGCATCACCATCTATCGCGGCAACGCCTACCCCGAACGTTACCGCGGCAACGCCTTTGTCGGCGATGTCGGCGGCAACCTGGTTCACCGCAAGACGGTCGACACATCGTCGGTTGTCTACCGTGCCAAGCGTGCTGATGAAGGAGTTGAAATCCTGGCGTCGTCGGACAACTGGTTCCGTCCAGTGAACTTCGTCAACGCTCCCGATGGCAGCCTGTACGTGCTGGACATGTACCGCGAAACGATCGAGCATCCGTATTCGATCCCGCAGGAGATCAAGCAGTTTTTGCATCTGACCAGCGGCAACGATCGCGGCCGGATCTATCGCTTGGTCAGCCCCGATATGAAACGAAATCCGGTTGTCAAAATCGGCGATCTGCCGCCAGCCGAACTGGTTCAACAATTGGCCTCCGACAACAGCTGGAACCGCGAAACGGCGCAGCGTTTGATCTGGGAACGCCAAGACAAAACGCTGGTTCCGCAATTGCGAGAACTGTTGAAAACATCCGACAAGCCACTGGCTCGGCTGCACGCAATGTACTGCTTGGCCGGACTCGATTCGTTGACCGAAGCCGACGTTCGCGGCGGACTGAAAGATTCCGAAGGACGCGTGCGAGCGCATGCGATTCGATTGTCCGAACCGATGCTGGCGACATCGCCTGCGGTTCTGGACGACCTGCTGTCGCTGTGCGACGACAAAAACGAACACGTTCGTTTCCAGTTAGCCTTTTCGCTGGGCGAATCGAAAGATCCTAAAGCGATCGACGGCTTGGCCCGCTTGGCTCGCAACCCAAACAATTCGGCAGAGGTCGTCGCGGCGTTGATGTCGTCGGTCGGCGGCACCGCCGACCAATTGGCCGCCTCGCTGATCAGCGACGCCGACTTTGCAAAACAGAAGCAGGCCGCTTCGATCATCTCGCAACTGGCCCTGATCGTCGGTGCAACTCCCGAAGCCGATGGCACGCTGAACTTGATCGGCGAATGCTCCAAGCCAGGTGTTCCCGCATCGGTTCAACGGACCGTGATGGCTTCGTTGGGCGAAGGACTGAAGCGACGCGGCAGCTCGTTTGCCAAGCTAATCCCAACCGCATCGGCTGACGATGCCCGCGTTCAAGCGTTTGCCGCGATGATGCAACAAGCAAACGATCGCGCAACCGATGAAGATGAATCGATGGCCGACCGCACCGCTGCGGTCCAGTTGCTCGCCTTTGCCGATCTGGAAACCGCGACGGAAACGTTGCCCGCGATGCTCGATCCGCAATACCCGCAGAGCTTGCAACTGGCTGCTGTCCAATCGATGGCTCAATTGAATTCCGACCTGCTGGCCAGCGAGATGCTGGAAGGCTGGCGTGGACACAGCCCACAGATCCGCCAAGCGGTTCTAGTCGCGCTGTCGGATAAGCCAGCGTGGCTCGGAAAATTGCTGGACAGTGTGGAAGCCAAGGCGATCAAGCCGGGCGAACTGCCTGCGGAGACGAAGCAATTGGTGATGGCGCATCCGAACAAGCAGCTGCAAGCTCGCGGCAAAGCATTGTTCGCCGGAGCGGTCAACAGCGACCGAGCCAAGGTTGTCGACCAGTATCAGGACGTGCTGAATCTCGAAGGCGATTCGACTCGTGGCCTGGCGATCTTCAAGCAGAAATGTGCTGTCTGTCACCAGGTTGGCAAGCTAGGGCACCAAGTTGCTCCGAGCCTGGAATCGGTGAAAAACAAATCGACAGCCGATCTGTTGATCGCGATCCTGGATCCCAACCGCGAAGCGCAACCGAACTTCAACACCTACATCGTGCAAACGATCGACGGTCGTGTGCTGACCGGGATGATCGGGGCGGAATCGTCCAGCAGCATCACGCTCAAACGCGCTGAAGGGAAGGAAGACGTGATCCTTCGCAGCAACATCGACCTGATGCAAGCGACGGGCGTGTCGTTGATGCCCGAAGGATTGGAAACCGATCTCAAACGCCAGGACTTGGCCGATGTGATTTCGTTTGTAAAGACGATCCAGCCCTAG